In Rhodopirellula sp. P2, the DNA window AACTTGTGAGAGATTCATCGGAACTCCGCTGAAGTGAAATTGAGAAACAAAAAATGGACTGGGATGGAATCATGAGCGACCACGACTCCGACGAACTCGACGATTCGCCTCCCATGCCCGGCGAGGAATCCGCCATCGATCCCGTGCCCGAATGGCAACAGTTGCTGAACGACGACCCGCTGCCTCAGGAGGAGGACTGGGACGCGTCCGAGTCAGCATCCACGGACGCAGATCTGGACGGCGCCTACGTCTGTGACAACTGTGGCGAGGAAATCGTGATCCCGCTGGACATCG includes these proteins:
- a CDS encoding CPXCG motif-containing cysteine-rich protein, producing MSDHDSDELDDSPPMPGEESAIDPVPEWQQLLNDDPLPQEEDWDASESASTDADLDGAYVCDNCGEEIVIPLDIAAGRDQQYVEDCPVCCSPSVIHVHFDDSDHANVWAEAEQDRY